The following coding sequences are from one Rathayibacter sp. SW19 window:
- a CDS encoding metallophosphoesterase yields the protein MTTSEPSTSDTQALRILHISDSHLSGDGSLHYGLVDTRAALQRVLDRAGELDAIDAVVASGDLSDDGSEASYRALRAAIEPWAAQRGAAVVYAMGNHDLRDGFETVLGEREGAKTVRGFRIVHLDSSVPGFGYGEMDASQLDRLRAQLAEPTENGTIVVLHHPPVPANTPLLAALELQHPETLLEACAGANGSAEGSSVRLILSGHYHHSLVVTAAGIPVVVAPGITNTTDALAPAGTERATIGAGFALIDLPASGGPVSGVPVSGRPVSGRPVTGGPVTGGPASAAPRVTFVSAPGPDDGTELFNLDATAIEQIARAAGPQK from the coding sequence GTGACGACATCGGAACCATCGACCTCAGACACGCAAGCGCTTCGCATTCTGCACATTTCGGACTCCCACCTCTCCGGTGACGGTTCGCTGCATTATGGCCTGGTCGACACCCGCGCCGCGCTGCAGCGCGTGCTTGACCGCGCCGGCGAACTCGACGCGATCGATGCGGTGGTGGCATCCGGCGACCTCTCCGATGACGGCAGCGAAGCATCGTACCGGGCGCTGCGCGCGGCGATCGAGCCATGGGCGGCGCAGCGCGGGGCGGCAGTCGTCTATGCGATGGGCAACCACGACCTCCGCGACGGCTTCGAAACCGTGCTCGGCGAACGCGAAGGCGCGAAAACTGTTCGCGGCTTCCGGATCGTGCACCTCGACAGTTCGGTTCCCGGCTTCGGATACGGCGAAATGGATGCCTCGCAACTCGATCGCCTGCGCGCCCAGCTGGCGGAGCCCACCGAGAACGGCACGATCGTCGTACTGCATCACCCACCCGTGCCGGCAAATACCCCCCTGCTGGCAGCGCTCGAGCTTCAGCACCCGGAGACACTGCTGGAGGCCTGCGCCGGCGCCAACGGCAGCGCGGAGGGCAGCAGTGTGCGACTAATTCTCTCGGGCCACTACCATCACAGTCTCGTCGTGACGGCAGCCGGCATCCCCGTCGTGGTCGCCCCAGGCATCACGAACACGACGGATGCGCTCGCTCCCGCCGGAACGGAGCGCGCGACGATCGGCGCCGGCTTTGCGCTCATTGACCTGCCTGCCAGCGGCGGGCCTGTCAGCGGCGTGCCTGTCAGCGGCAGGCCTGTCAGCGGCAGGCCTGTCACCGGCGGGCCTGTCACCGGCGGGCCAGCGTCCGCCGCACCGCGTGTCACCTTCGTCTCGGCGCCCGGACCGGACGACGGCACAGAACTGTTCAATCTGGATGCGACAGCCATCGAGCAGATCGCCCGCGCGGCCGGACCGCAGAAATGA
- a CDS encoding TrmH family RNA methyltransferase produces the protein MNEPTPAAPEQAMPAVSTHEPTTHEVSTRDQPAHEHPTAEWTTHGVGPWRGGRDEWPADPRFDPELLEHGDTRNVIDRYRYWSMEAIVADLDTTRHPFHVAIENWQHDMNIGSIVRSANAFGAHTVHIVGRRRWNKRGAMVTDRYQHVVHHADVVDLVAWARHENLPIIAIDNVPGSVIIETFEFPKACVLVFGQEGPGLSVGLLEAADAVVEISQFGSTRSINASAAAAVAMHAWILQHSGLRPAAE, from the coding sequence GTGAACGAACCGACACCGGCAGCTCCGGAACAAGCGATGCCAGCGGTGTCAACGCATGAGCCGACGACGCACGAGGTGTCGACTCGTGACCAGCCTGCGCACGAGCATCCGACAGCCGAGTGGACGACGCACGGTGTCGGTCCGTGGCGTGGCGGCCGCGACGAATGGCCCGCCGACCCGCGCTTTGACCCGGAACTTCTCGAGCACGGCGACACCCGCAACGTGATCGACCGCTACCGGTATTGGTCGATGGAGGCGATCGTCGCCGACCTCGACACGACACGGCATCCGTTCCACGTCGCCATCGAGAACTGGCAGCATGACATGAACATCGGCTCGATCGTGCGTAGCGCAAACGCGTTCGGCGCGCACACAGTGCACATCGTCGGCCGGCGGCGCTGGAACAAGCGGGGCGCCATGGTGACCGACCGCTACCAGCATGTGGTGCACCACGCAGATGTCGTTGATCTGGTCGCCTGGGCACGTCACGAAAACCTGCCGATCATCGCGATCGACAACGTGCCCGGCAGTGTGATCATCGAGACGTTCGAGTTTCCGAAGGCGTGCGTGCTCGTCTTCGGACAGGAAGGTCCCGGGCTCTCGGTCGGGCTGCTCGAGGCCGCGGATGCCGTTGTCGAAATCAGCCAGTTCGGCTCGACGCGGTCGATCAATGCGTCAGCTGCGGCTGCCGTGGCTATGCATGCCTGGATTCTGCAACACTCGGGGCTCCGCCCAGCTGCTGAGTGA
- a CDS encoding MurR/RpiR family transcriptional regulator has protein sequence MTPTKPGEVIATIRSLLPSLLPTEQAVATALLEHSAQIVELSSGQVAELAGASRATVVRTCQSLGFSGYQQLRVLLARDAGYLVAPAPAAAGAAGIVGDAFRHVAAGVTSMLALLDEAEVERAVETLASAGRVVVVGNGLSASLALDAAARFSSIGRASEAPMDVFGQQITARLLTPADAVLAISGSGSSTSTLRVAEAATAAGATVIAVTAFARSPLAEAATISLVVTMPDLTFRDEITLASRLPQAILVEGLVAALTDRLGADAARAKSLALDVISDNLTE, from the coding sequence ATGACGCCGACCAAGCCCGGAGAGGTGATTGCCACCATTCGCTCGCTCTTGCCCTCGCTGCTACCGACGGAGCAGGCGGTGGCAACCGCGCTACTGGAGCACTCGGCGCAGATCGTGGAACTCAGTTCCGGGCAGGTAGCTGAGCTGGCGGGCGCGTCGCGTGCGACCGTCGTGCGCACCTGCCAAAGTCTCGGCTTCTCCGGCTATCAGCAATTGCGCGTGCTCTTGGCTCGGGATGCCGGCTATCTGGTCGCACCCGCACCGGCGGCGGCCGGCGCGGCCGGTATCGTCGGTGACGCGTTCCGGCACGTCGCAGCCGGGGTTACGTCAATGCTGGCGTTGCTGGACGAAGCCGAGGTCGAGCGGGCGGTCGAGACGCTGGCATCCGCCGGTCGTGTTGTCGTCGTCGGAAACGGGCTGTCGGCCTCGCTCGCCCTGGATGCGGCCGCCCGATTCAGCAGCATCGGTCGTGCCTCCGAGGCCCCGATGGACGTGTTCGGCCAGCAGATCACCGCCCGATTGTTGACACCAGCAGACGCCGTATTGGCGATCAGCGGCAGTGGCTCCAGCACCTCGACGCTGCGGGTCGCAGAAGCGGCCACCGCGGCCGGTGCAACGGTGATCGCGGTGACGGCGTTCGCCCGCAGCCCACTGGCCGAGGCTGCAACAATCAGCCTCGTCGTCACCATGCCGGATCTAACCTTCCGCGACGAGATCACCCTCGCGTCGCGCCTGCCGCAGGCGATCCTGGTCGAAGGGCTGGTTGCAGCGCTGACAGATCGTCTTGGCGCCGACGCCGCACGCGCCAAGTCGCTCGCGCTCGACGTGATCAGCGACAACCTGACGGAGTAG
- a CDS encoding cupin domain-containing protein — MLNKVEGSELVIGTGRTIKFEGEEHGSGVSFFLVDNEQGQGPAPHRHPYSETWVVLEGEAIVTADGGETPASIGDILVVEPGTAHQFRATGEGRLRMMCIHASPRFHQENLEA, encoded by the coding sequence ATGCTGAATAAGGTGGAGGGATCCGAGCTTGTGATCGGCACTGGCCGCACGATCAAGTTCGAAGGCGAGGAGCATGGATCTGGTGTCTCGTTCTTCCTTGTGGACAATGAGCAAGGCCAGGGTCCCGCCCCGCACCGTCACCCATACAGCGAGACGTGGGTCGTCCTCGAGGGCGAGGCCATCGTCACTGCCGACGGTGGAGAAACTCCCGCATCGATCGGTGACATTCTGGTTGTCGAACCGGGCACGGCGCATCAGTTTCGCGCGACAGGCGAGGGGCGTCTGCGAATGATGTGCATCCATGCATCGCCGCGTTTCCACCAAGAGAATCTAGAAGCGTGA
- a CDS encoding DUF4287 domain-containing protein encodes MSFQAYLDTIEDKTGLTPRELLALAHDRKLDIQPIKAGPIIDWLKEEYGLGRGHAMAMVHVIKNGPTISEKHVGSEGSHRDESTELWLDGKNSRPA; translated from the coding sequence ATGTCATTCCAGGCATACCTCGACACGATCGAAGACAAGACCGGCCTCACGCCGCGGGAACTTCTCGCGCTGGCACACGACAGAAAACTCGATATTCAACCGATCAAAGCGGGACCTATCATCGACTGGCTCAAGGAGGAGTACGGTCTCGGGCGCGGACACGCGATGGCTATGGTTCACGTCATCAAGAACGGGCCCACCATTAGCGAAAAGCACGTTGGGTCAGAAGGAAGTCACCGAGACGAGTCCACGGAACTGTGGCTGGATGGAAAGAACAGCCGGCCTGCGTAA
- a CDS encoding dihydrofolate reductase family protein, translated as MGNVIAQLFISLDGVVRAPEKWHFPFMNDEMASAVSAHFARADTLLLGRVSYEIFADSWPHRPGEEFLAQRINSMPKLVATSGTEALTWRNSSIAHADLRAQLTHLAAEENAIIAVAGSITLVRWLIRERLLDELELMIHPIVLGNGEKLFATGLDSITFDLAQSAVFATGVLDLIYRRSAAAADQTAENRRS; from the coding sequence GTGGGTAACGTCATTGCGCAACTATTCATCTCTTTGGACGGCGTCGTCCGGGCGCCTGAGAAATGGCATTTCCCCTTCATGAATGACGAGATGGCGTCCGCGGTTTCTGCTCACTTTGCGCGTGCGGATACGCTTCTGCTCGGGCGGGTGAGCTACGAGATTTTCGCTGATTCGTGGCCACACCGGCCGGGCGAGGAGTTCCTTGCACAGCGCATCAATTCGATGCCTAAGCTCGTCGCTACTTCAGGAACTGAGGCACTCACGTGGCGAAACTCCTCCATTGCCCACGCAGACCTGCGCGCACAACTCACTCATTTGGCCGCAGAGGAAAACGCCATCATCGCCGTCGCCGGAAGCATCACTCTCGTGCGCTGGCTCATCCGGGAACGGCTGCTTGACGAGCTTGAGCTCATGATTCATCCGATCGTGCTCGGCAACGGCGAAAAGTTGTTCGCCACTGGTCTCGACTCGATCACATTTGACCTCGCGCAGTCTGCAGTGTTCGCCACGGGTGTGCTCGACCTCATCTATCGGCGTTCAGCGGCGGCTGCGGATCAAACTGCCGAGAACAGAAGGAGCTAA
- the phnC gene encoding phosphonate ABC transporter ATP-binding protein, with translation MSSENTSGAGIRFDTVAVTYPNGFSGLKAVSLNIEPGEMVAVVGLSGAGKSTLVRTINGLVPISSGEITVGDHRLSHLRGKELRTLRSEVGMVFQSFNLAKRTTVINNVLMGRLHHTSTWRTLLGAWKKSDVELAMQALERVEIVSKAYTSASELSGGQQQRVAIARTLAQRPKVILADEPTASLDPPTSHVVMRDLQRINADLGITVVVNLHFLDLARRYGQRLIGLRGGEVVYDGPGADADEKDFEAIYGRSLTAEDVLDAPVVSP, from the coding sequence ATGAGCAGTGAGAACACCAGCGGTGCGGGCATCCGCTTCGACACGGTTGCAGTGACCTACCCGAACGGATTCTCCGGCCTGAAGGCGGTCAGCCTGAACATCGAGCCGGGCGAGATGGTCGCCGTGGTCGGGCTCTCCGGCGCGGGCAAATCCACACTCGTGCGTACCATCAACGGGCTCGTGCCGATCAGTTCCGGCGAGATCACCGTTGGCGACCATCGGTTGTCGCACCTGCGTGGCAAGGAGCTGCGCACACTGCGCAGCGAGGTCGGCATGGTCTTTCAGAGTTTCAACTTGGCCAAGCGCACCACCGTCATCAACAACGTTCTGATGGGTCGACTGCACCACACATCGACCTGGCGAACCCTGTTGGGCGCATGGAAGAAATCCGACGTGGAACTCGCGATGCAGGCATTGGAACGCGTCGAGATCGTGTCGAAGGCCTATACGAGCGCGTCCGAGCTTTCCGGCGGTCAGCAGCAGCGGGTCGCGATCGCCCGCACCCTTGCGCAGCGGCCGAAGGTGATCCTCGCCGACGAGCCCACAGCGTCACTCGACCCACCGACGTCGCACGTGGTCATGCGCGACCTGCAGCGCATCAACGCAGACCTCGGCATCACCGTCGTCGTCAACCTGCACTTCCTCGACCTCGCCCGGCGCTACGGCCAACGCCTGATCGGGCTGCGCGGCGGCGAGGTCGTCTACGACGGCCCCGGTGCGGATGCTGACGAGAAAGATTTCGAGGCGATCTACGGTCGATCATTGACCGCCGAGGACGTGCTTGACGCGCCGGTGGTGTCGCCGTGA
- the phnE gene encoding phosphonate ABC transporter, permease protein PhnE, which yields MTNASTRWSSSEARAYRDPVTRSRYGRGRPTRPTVKGRPIKPRTWWKTLVAVVVLAGITIWAAVAIGVDFGALVRNAQNASNTLIQLTQPDYSFFPQTVPALVETIQMAIIGTAVSIVIALPVSFWASRATNPNSVFLGITRFIMNVVRSVPDLLYASLFVTVIGTGALSGIMALVLFNLGIMVKLISEALDGLDRGGQEAGLAAGATWTKANRAAMLPEVAPSYISQTIYVLELNIRASTVIGLVGAGGLGMLIDKVRTFYQYHYLSLVILEILVLVVLLELLSSYARKRLIR from the coding sequence GTGACAAACGCGAGCACCCGGTGGTCGTCTAGCGAGGCACGAGCGTATCGAGACCCCGTCACCAGGTCTCGATACGGCCGCGGGCGGCCTACTCGACCAACGGTCAAGGGTCGCCCGATCAAACCCCGCACGTGGTGGAAGACTCTCGTCGCCGTCGTCGTACTGGCAGGCATCACGATCTGGGCAGCGGTCGCCATCGGGGTCGACTTCGGCGCGCTGGTGCGAAACGCGCAGAACGCGAGCAACACGCTCATTCAACTCACACAACCCGACTACTCGTTCTTTCCCCAGACCGTCCCTGCACTGGTCGAGACCATTCAAATGGCGATCATCGGCACGGCCGTGAGCATCGTGATCGCGCTGCCGGTTTCGTTCTGGGCATCCCGGGCGACCAATCCGAACAGTGTCTTCCTCGGGATCACCCGCTTCATCATGAACGTCGTGCGCAGCGTGCCCGACCTGCTCTACGCATCCTTGTTCGTCACGGTTATCGGCACAGGCGCACTCTCCGGCATCATGGCCCTGGTGCTGTTCAACCTCGGGATCATGGTCAAACTGATCTCCGAAGCGCTCGACGGCCTCGACCGCGGCGGGCAGGAGGCCGGCCTCGCGGCCGGCGCGACGTGGACAAAGGCGAACCGCGCGGCAATGCTCCCCGAGGTCGCGCCCAGCTACATCTCGCAGACGATCTACGTGCTCGAACTCAACATCCGTGCATCGACAGTGATCGGCCTGGTCGGCGCGGGTGGTCTGGGCATGCTCATCGACAAGGTGCGCACCTTCTACCAGTACCACTACCTCAGCCTCGTCATCCTTGAGATCCTTGTGCTCGTCGTGCTGCTGGAACTCCTGAGCTCCTACGCACGCAAGAGGTTGATCCGATGA
- a CDS encoding TetR/AcrR family transcriptional regulator, whose translation MQVNNEGGPASRGSEEKRQQMLDAALTLFVANGYVGTSTDQIAAASSVSKQTIYKYFVDKEGLFTALITDVSDRIHNPFDELADAMRSALDAESAIKLLAEQFTRSIMNPRVQEIRRLVLAEATRFPDLGRLYWQRGFERVLESVTDCLRLVAERGLLSISRPPVAAQHLTGMLLWIPSNRVMFCGPDGGFDADELTQLIDLGVGAFISAYRPQYDSKE comes from the coding sequence ATGCAAGTTAACAACGAAGGCGGCCCCGCGTCACGGGGGAGCGAGGAAAAGCGACAGCAGATGCTCGACGCAGCCCTGACACTGTTCGTCGCCAACGGCTATGTCGGCACGAGCACCGACCAGATCGCTGCAGCATCATCGGTGTCCAAGCAGACGATCTACAAGTACTTCGTCGACAAAGAGGGGCTCTTCACAGCGCTCATCACCGACGTGAGCGACCGCATCCACAATCCGTTCGACGAGCTCGCTGACGCAATGCGTTCTGCGCTAGATGCCGAGTCAGCGATCAAGCTCCTCGCTGAGCAATTCACCCGTTCGATTATGAACCCGCGTGTTCAGGAGATCCGACGCCTGGTCCTCGCCGAGGCAACCCGCTTCCCAGATCTGGGACGTTTGTATTGGCAACGAGGTTTCGAGAGGGTGCTCGAATCAGTGACAGATTGTCTCCGGCTCGTGGCTGAGCGCGGGCTGCTGTCGATTTCACGGCCGCCGGTTGCCGCGCAGCACCTCACGGGAATGCTCCTGTGGATTCCAAGCAACCGGGTCATGTTCTGCGGCCCGGATGGCGGATTTGACGCAGACGAACTGACGCAGCTCATAGACCTCGGGGTCGGGGCCTTTATCTCGGCCTACCGCCCCCAATACGATTCAAAGGAGTAG
- the phnE gene encoding phosphonate ABC transporter, permease protein PhnE, translating to MTTTAPKITPPSTGSVIAARPHKPHNLLRKGIWVLVTLIVLAAFWSVDISWDALLTFPQKLVHYLGLMFLPPAWAQLPAAIGATMLSVAMAWFGTMLGIIISFPLSLLATRGLMPGVVRLPLRGLFAVLRAVPEVVIAVLMLSVTGLTAFTGALAIALGSIGTLGKWGYESFESVDRGAIEAATAAGASRVQVMRWGVWPNSKPDVLAFWLYRFEISVRASAILGLIGAGGIGKMLIDNIQFRIWDVVGILMIAVVAITMLIDQISGTVRNRIISGRWELPIVSALKRRSVRRARTEASPTIREDEGEL from the coding sequence ATGACGACCACAGCACCGAAAATCACGCCCCCTTCGACGGGCTCCGTGATCGCCGCGCGGCCGCACAAGCCGCACAACCTTCTGCGTAAGGGAATCTGGGTGCTGGTCACCCTCATCGTGCTGGCTGCATTCTGGAGTGTCGACATCTCCTGGGATGCCCTTCTCACCTTCCCGCAGAAGCTCGTGCACTATCTGGGGCTGATGTTCCTGCCGCCCGCCTGGGCACAGTTGCCGGCGGCGATCGGTGCGACGATGCTCTCGGTGGCAATGGCCTGGTTCGGAACCATGCTCGGCATCATCATCTCCTTCCCATTGAGCCTGCTCGCCACCCGTGGGCTGATGCCCGGCGTCGTGCGCTTGCCGTTGCGCGGACTCTTCGCCGTTCTCCGTGCCGTGCCCGAGGTCGTCATCGCCGTGCTGATGCTCTCCGTCACCGGCCTCACCGCCTTCACCGGCGCGTTGGCAATCGCGCTCGGATCGATCGGCACACTCGGCAAGTGGGGGTACGAGAGTTTCGAGTCCGTCGACCGTGGTGCCATCGAGGCCGCGACTGCCGCGGGTGCATCCCGGGTGCAGGTCATGCGTTGGGGGGTCTGGCCCAATTCGAAGCCGGATGTGCTCGCGTTCTGGCTATATCGGTTCGAGATCAGCGTGCGCGCTTCCGCGATTCTCGGGCTGATCGGCGCCGGCGGCATCGGCAAGATGCTGATCGACAACATCCAATTCCGCATCTGGGATGTGGTCGGCATCCTCATGATCGCGGTTGTGGCGATCACGATGCTCATCGACCAGATTTCCGGCACTGTGCGCAATCGGATCATTTCGGGCCGGTGGGAGTTGCCGATCGTCTCCGCCCTCAAGCGGCGTTCTGTTCGCCGTGCTCGCACAGAAGCCTCACCGACCATTCGCGAAGACGAAGGTGAACTGTGA